The Nycticebus coucang isolate mNycCou1 chromosome 10, mNycCou1.pri, whole genome shotgun sequence sequence gacatgagcaacttgatttcctccagttccatagtagttggagattgtaacacccctttagcagtcctggatagatcctcccaaaagaagctaagcaaagaaattttagatttaaacttaaccattcaacatctggacgtaacagacatctacagaacattgcatcccaacaaaactgcatacacattcttcttatcagcccactgaacatactccaaaatcaaccacatcctaggccacaagtctaacctcagcaaattttaaaaaatagaaatattccttgcatcttctcaggccatcatggaataaaagttgaactcataacaggaacctgcatacccatgcaaaaacatggaagctaaacaaccttatgctgaaggatagatgggttatagacgagattaagaaggaaatcaccaaatttttgaaacaaaacaacaatcgagACACgagttaccagaacctctgggatactgcaaaggcagtcctaagagggaaatttatagcactgcaagccttcctcaagaaaatggaaaggaagttaataacttaacaggacatctcaagcaactgtagaaggaagaacactacaaccccaaacccaggagaagaaaagaaataaccaaaatcagagcagaattgaatgaaattgaaaacaaaagaattatacaacagatcaataagtccaaaagttggttttttcaaaagatcaatgaaatagataaacctttggccaacctaaccaggaaaaaaagagtaaaatctctaatttcatcaatcagaaatggtaatgatgaaataacaaccgacccctcagaaattcaaaaaatcctgaacGAATAATACGAGAAACTctactcagaaatatgaaaatctgaaagaaattgaccaatacctggaagtgtgccacctaccaagacttagccagaatgaagtggaaatgttgaacaggcctatatcaagttctgaaatagcatcaactatacaaaatctccctaaaaagaaaagccccggaccagatggctttacgtcagaattctaccaaacctttaaagaaaaactagtacccatattactaaacctcttccgaaatatagaaaaagaaggaatgttacccaacacattctacgaagcaaacatcaccatgatccccaaaccagggaaagacccaacaagaaaagaaaattatagaccaatatcactaatgaatattgatgctaaaatactcaataagatcctaacaaacagaatgcaacaacacatcaaaaaaataatacaccatgaccaagtgggatttatcccagggtctccaggctggttcaatatatgtaaatctataaatgtaattcaacacataaacaaactaaaaaataaggaccatatgattctttcaattgatgcagaaaaagcttttgataatatccagcatcccttcatgatcagaacacttaagaaaattggtatatgggcggcgcctgtggctcagcgggtagggtgccggtcccatatgccggaggtggcaggttcaaacccagccccggccaaattaaaaaaaaaaaaaaaaagaaaattggtataggggtggcgcctgtggctcagtcagtaaggcgccagcccccatataccaagggtggcgggttcaaacccggccccggccaaactgcaaccaaaaagtagatgggcattgtggcgggcacctgtagtcccagctactcgggaggctgaggcaggagaatcgcttaagcccaggagttggaggttgctgtgagctgtgtgatgccatggcactctactgagggccataaagtgagactctgtctctacaaaaaaaagaaagaaaattggtatagaagggacatttcttttttttgtagagacagagtctcactttatggccctcagtagagtgccgtggcctcatacagctcatagcaacctccaactcctgggcttaagcgattctcttgcctcagtctcccgagtagctgggactacaggcgcccgccacaacacccggctattttttggttgcagttcggccggggccgggtttgaacctgccaccttcggtatatggggccagcgccctaccgactgagccacaggtgccgccagaagggacatttcttaaactgatagaggccatctacagcaaacccacagccaatatcatattgaatggagttaaattgaaatcatttccacttagatcaggaaccaggcaaggttgcccattgtctccattgctctttaacattgtatggaagttttagccattgcaattagggaagaaaaggtgatcaagggtatccacatagggtcagaagagatcaaactttcactcttcgcagatgatatgatggtatatctggaaaacactagggattctactacaaaacttttagaagtgatcaaggaatacagcaatgtctcaggctagaaaatcaacacccataaatctgtagcctttatatataccaacaataaccaagccgaaaaaacagtcaaggactctattcctttcacagtagtgccaaagaagatgaaatatatgggagtatacctaacaaaggacgtgaaagatctctacaaagagaactatgaaactttaagaaaagaaatagctgaagatgttaaaaaatggaaaaactggggcgcctgtggctcagtgagtagggcgccggccccatatgctgagggtggcgggttcaaacccggccccggccgaactgcaacaaaaaaatagctgggcgttgtggcgggcgcctgtagtcccagctgctcaggaggctgaggcaagagaatcacataagcccaagagctggaggctgtgagctgtgcgacgccacggcactctaccgagggcagtaaagtgagactctgtctctacaaaaaaaaaaaaaaaaatacataagaaaaagtgtcttctctgaccacagtggaatataactggaaatcaataacagaaaattcACAAGTATGTGGACATTAAACAAGATATGTTTAACATACTCTTAAGCAACCAATGAGTACTGCTCTGGGTGGAAAAGTGGCAACTTCAGGAAAGCCTAGACACCtttttctttggcttccttcttttcccaGTCGTTTTCCTTCATCCATTTCAGAAGTTATGTCACCTCTTAGAGTGCTTGATATGCTTAATACACATGTTAATTCTCTTGACAAGAATcctgcccttaacttgtttgtttatggCAGTGCCAACAGCAAGCTGAGGAACCCTGTAgtctcttccagttttgccaggGTAACATCTTTAGGGCacgcctttttgaacagtacccattccttTGATGTCTACAgaatcacctttcttgtagattcccATGTATGGTGCCAAAGGAACAActctgttttctaaaaggcctagagaacatgtgttgggtgcctctcctctttctcttttggtgaattactggaagatggcatctCTGGATGAAAGGAAGGctggtcaaatgatttttaacaAGAAAGGTAGTGGGAAAACCGGATatccgttttcttttcttttttttttttttgtggtttttggccagggctgggcttgaacccgccacctctggcatatgggacaggcgccctaccccattgagccacaggcaccgcccagggatatccattttcaaaagaataaagttggacaccctatctcttaccatatacaaaaatgaattaaaaaatgggtCAAAGGCatatgtttgttcattcattacgaggtttttgtttttagttcttattttaaacattgttattgttattaaaacttaagcctttttaattttgtgaaggcaaaacaatggaaacctaatagacacatgtatatgtaaaaataaaataaataaaaataaatgggtcaaagacctaaatataagagttaaaactataaaactcttagaggaaaacataggcagaaagcttcatgacattggatttgCAGACATCTTGGATGTGACACCAAAAGTACAGGACaagaagtaaaaatagataaattatacTTACAGCAAAGTCAGAGGAGAAAACTATGCCCTATGGTAATAGGTGTGAAATGGATGATTCACTTCGTAGTAACAGATCTAGTTCCTTGGTTAACCACTCTGGTTTCTTCAGCTTCTGCCTTTCTGGAGGTTTTCCTATTTCATTGTTGTTCAGAGCCACCTATGAAAGGAAATTAGGGTCCCTGCTAGAGGATCCCTACTGAAGAACCTATCACCTTCCTAGAGTTTCTACTCCTATTAATTATTGAGTACTCAGATTCTCTGAGACACTTTCCCCTTCAGCAACAAAATTCTACACATTAGTATGTCTTAGGCCACCTGCTGTTGCACTTACCATTCATTAAAATAACATTCTTTGTATAATTTGCTTATTTCTGTGTCTTCTACTTGAGGCTGTGAATTTCATGGTGAAAGAAGAAAGATCTTTCTTTAAGAttagaaacaagaaaaaggaactggtctggtctcaaacttctggccttaactgatccttccaccttggcctccaaaagtgctagggttacaggtgtgagccaccacgcctggccctttGTGAGGTTTCCATTACCACACCACAACTCTGATGACTccagaatgaattaaaaaaaaagtagtttgatAAAGGGTCCCCTTGACATTTTCAGAGACATGGTGCTTGGGCAATAGAGCAGAAGCAAGGATTGGGAAGGAGGGACTTGAAACCAGATGGAAAGTAGCCAAATTCTTTCTGATTAGAACTTAGCTGGCCACTTTCTGCTCATCAGTGCTTGTTCCAGAAAATTCTTCGAAGCCCAACATGGAGTAGTAGCAGCCTGGTTCATTCACCCCAAGATCTGGAACACCCTTCAGAGGAAGCAACAAATCAATCTGCAGCGTTCAGCTTTGTGGTCACATCACACCACCCAGGCGCCTCCTAAAGACGCTAAGCTTATGTGATTCTCAGAGAATGTCCTTGGGAAACTGGATGTGGCCTAATCTGCCAAGCTTTTCTACCGATACAAGTGCCGGCCCTTTACCTGTCTCCTTCCACAGAGCGTCCTCAGGAGTGAAGATGCCACAATGCAGCACCGGTGTAAGGAAGACCCCAAAGTCAACCATCATCTCATCCCATCTGCAGTGCGGGTCCCAAACCTCAACCTGACTCATTCCTCCTTGTCTCTAACATAATTCTAACCTCTTTCGCTCCTGATTACCTCACAGGGTGACTAAGCAGGCTGCCTGGGGCCTGCCTGAACTGAGCCTGTGTCTGCAGGGCCCCAAATGATAATCCACACTTCTGAACAGCCCAGTCCTGCACTTCTTCCGGACTCTTCCCATTCtcagcctttcttcttttccccacaGTTTGTGTCTGCTGCATCACCATCTTCATCCTCCAGTGGTCAACAGGAATCACAGGTAAGGACAAGGTTAAaatgaggagggaggaggtgccTTTGGGAGCAAAGACTGGGAACTGAGTATCTGTTCCCCTTTGGACACTCAGCAGCAATGTCTGCCCAAGACGCTCCCATCAGCTCAGGACTGTGGCTGTGCCAGCCAGCGCCCAGGTGTGGGGACCAAATCTACAACCCCCTGGAGCAGTGCTGTGACTATAACACCATCCTGCCCCTGAACCGGAGTAATCTCTGTGGACCCAACTGCACCTTTTGGCCCTGCTTTGAGCTCTGCTGCCCGGAGTCCTTCGGCCCCCACCGAAAGTTTGTTGTGAAGTTGAAGGTTCTGGGTGTGAAGTCCCAGTGCCCCTCCGCCCCCATCTCCCGGATCTGTCCCAGGTTAAACACCTCTAACTTGCTTGTGgccaaaagaaggaagaaggggtgAGCAATACTGAAAGATTGGTGGCATGTACCCAGAGATGAGACTGGAGAGGGGAGAGATTCAGGCCAGGTTTaatgaaagcaaagaaaaccTGCCCGGGCAGAGCTAAAGATGGCGTCTACACCAAGCATGATTCTGACGGTTTTTATACTGGGTCATAGCAAGTGGAAAAATCTACTACTAGCCTGGGGATTCTGATGAGGTAGGGGTCTTGTGATGGGAGATCTTGGGGAGGGGCTACCTAGGTACTTTGTGGGTTTTGTAGGGGGAGGTTTGGGGCTGAGTTCAACCTACCAACATTACCAACTCTTGTGATGGGGTTGATGATCAGTCTTCTGAAACTGCTTCTGGCTGAGTAGGGTCATAGTTGTCCTCAGTGCAATGAATCCGGTGTTAGTAGTGAGGAGGGAGAAATAAATCTTCTGCTTCTTAGCGATgctgagaaagcagcaggcagctgcagaagaactcctctaaagataagaacagactttacactgagctaaaataaacttgaaaagaaaaagtctgtgtAACTAATAACAATACCCTGGTTTCTGACACCCATAGCCATAACTATGTTGCTGATATTgaactgaaggggaaaaaaagtgtaaaaacttTTGGGAAAAAAACTGTTCCCTAGACTGTCAGCATTTCAGgccttgaggcacctgagttctccccagcaattaaaggttccttcctcTATGTTGTTGGTGTCAGTGTCTGTCTGTTTTAATTTGCCGTTTTCCTGGAACAGTAGGACTGTGCAGGTTTGGGAGTACATTGGGAGAGAGTTTGGGGAGTATTAGGGTAAAGTAGGAAAGAGTGTAGCTGCCAGTCCAGCTTGTTGGGAAGCATAGATAAGTAGAGGTTCCATGTAGAAACAGACGTCTGTGTCATTGAGGCAAGTGGAAAAGCTGATGGAAAGGAGCAGTCTCTGAGTTCCTGCAGACTTTTCAGACGGTGGGGGGACTCCAATATCCTAGATGGAAAGGGCTCCCTCAGAGTCGCTCTGGTGAGAGCTTGGATAGGTGGGGCTACAACAGAGTGTGTTTCAGGGAAGAGGTGGAACTTGATTTGGGTTAAGTGGTCAGTGAGGTTGTCCGCCGGTATGGGGATAAGGGGGCTAGAGGCTTGAGTTTCCCCAGTGTTTTTAATCTGAGGGAGGAGTGAAGATCAGACAGTAGACCTGCCTTGGCAAAAAGAGGGCTCCAGTGTTTGGTGTAGGGACTAGTGAGAGTGGGCagaagagatgagagagaagagagcagggagtgaaagaagggaagatgtggggtgggagaaagagaaaggagcaaGAGGATGACATGGCATCccatagaaagaaagaatatgagcTCTGAGGTCTAGCTGATAGCTGAACTTAAGGCgaaaaaaatagagtaatttcagccaaattcacaaggtattgtgaatgtgaatgctgtgcctttttttgtttgtttgtttttaagacagagtctcactttgttgtcctcagtagagtcctgtggtgtcacagctcacagcaacctcaaactcttggttcaagtgatcctcttgccttagccttccaagtagctgggcctgcaggtccctgccacaatgcccagctgtttttagagacgggttcttgctctggctcaggctgatctcaaattgatgagctcaggcaatccactcaccttggcctcccaatgtgctgggatgtgctagggttacaggctgTGAATCACTCTGCCCGCCTTGCTATGCCTGTTTTTCCTCAGGCAAGGttgaaaacagacatttttccaGGTGTGTCTAATCCTTAGGCCTGTTTGTTCATCCATCCTGGACACTTAGGAATCACTTGAGGCTTaaaggaatacttttttttcttttcctttttttcctttttattatttatttatttattttacttgccACTGTACTAAGGagaaaaggaacaaattctaatgagagaggatacctgagaagggtgaggtctaggagaacagatctTCTCTAGGAGACCataaggatacacctgcagggtcctctccatggtgactcagctcttgggaatttataaacttaacttcctggaacttggaaatttccacttctgtgaaatcctgtagttctgtcgGGGCTGGAATaccatctcctgcttgattcaaactggccaatgaaaaagaTACCTCTGGGTTGAAACTTTTTGACTGTAGattaaaagggaaagaccaagccagacggggagcgtggccatttggaattcctCTAAAGTAAGCTCCTGgccagtgaataaagcccttcctcttataaacatggtgctTGGgtgctctttttttctgttgggtcTCGTCTTCCCGCAACACTAAAAAACAAAGGAGCTGGGAAAAGTAaagagaatttacatttccttttgatCAGCTGGGTTCTTGAATGGCTTGTGGAAAGCGAAATCTGCAGGGTTGATGGGGTgctggtaagaaaaagaaaacagaaattttatgCCTTATTGAAAAACTATGAgttactaatttttctattatttcactataaagactgactactgaaggagctaaggaaatttcaccccaaaatatgattccttggtataaagaatattttgaggggccgagcacagtggctcacgcctataatcctagcacttgggaggccaaggtgggtggattgcctgagttcacaggtttgagaccaacctgagccagagtgagacctccatctctaaaaatagccagatgttgtggcaggtgcctatagttccagctactcaggaggctgaggcaagaggatcacttgagcccaagtctgaggttgctgtgagctataactctacagcactctaccaagagtgacaaagtgagactctgtctcaaaaacaaacaactcccccaaaacctgagtaacctgatttagaatcagaaggggctgctgacttccttattgcaTATTAATAGATgtggccctaaggtcatttgaagcacaataccggtctctcaggttaatctacaaatcaatcaGCATTcccccagcaaccacttgctgcaggCATACTTTCCAccctctccccccttccttctAAAAGGTATCTTtaaaagtctctgaccatcaggcagtgcctgttgctcagtgggtagggcaccggccccatataccgagggtggcgggttcgaacttggccctggccaaactgcaaccaaaaaatagctgggtgttgtgacggatgcctgtagtcccagctacttgggaggctgaggcaagagaatcgcctaagcccaggagttggagattgctgtgagctgtgatgtcatggctaccaagtgtgacataataagactctgtctcaaaaaaaaaaactatcataattgtgagttgatctttaaGCAAACCAGCCAAAGGGAAAAAGGCAGATTTTGCCCATGATCCCAAAGCCACTCTGCTCTCCCAAAAGTCACAGCAGGAAGATTGGAACTTGGACACCTGCCAGCAAAtggtgagatattttacttaccaATCAGCCTCCCAGTCTTCCTCTCTGTGGGCTCCAGATGAGCAGATGGTAAAATATCTTTGTCCTTTCCACATTTAAGACTGATgagagaaatgtttttgttggtGACTAGTCTTATAAGCGACTCTCgtattggtattttctttttgtactttgtgatgtatgaatattcatattgtttgattCCATCTCCTCTCAGTAATAAATTCTAATCACTCTTATTGctattgcttgtttttttttgtcacttgtctttctgtgtcattttgtCTAAAGAGGGTGTTGGGGTCTCAGGGAAATTGCCTTTTCCCCCTAggttggttcactgaaaagatcaactcacagttacggtagattaataagagaaagatttatttccaaataccatgtgcatcacaaaatgatttcccaaagtcccAGTGAtggtcagtggcttttaaagatgccttttagaagggagtggggagagaaactggaaagtataggTGTAGTAAGTGACTGCTAGGGTGTGTGGGTAGATGAGGGGAAACAGAGAGAGGTATTGCCCTTCAAATAACCTTATCCCAGGtgtattagcatgtgataaggagtctaGCAGCCCTTTAACTAGAGGAAAGTCTTCATGTGAAGTTCCCTGATTATgaatagcctttaattcaaaataatctttataccaaggaatcattttggggtgaaattttcttagcttcttAATTCCAAATGTTCAAAGATTATAAAACTGCCACCTCTATAATATTTCTAAGTTTGTTAGATTCAACTGTGAGCCTATGTTCTTGATTTTAAGCCTCTGAATTCTGTGAGGCCTAACAGCATGTCCCTCCCATACTTAGGCCAGCAGCTGCAACAGTCTAGCCCACATAGTCACTACTTCTCTACTCCAACTTTGCTCTCTGACTGTTCTAAGAAAAACTAGATGTTCTAGTTTCCTACTTTCTGCCTTGAACTCTGCACctgataaatgaattaaaaacacagGTCCTATCCTTTGCAGCTGTCTTTAATGCCACATGGCCATGTAAAACTTAGGGggacaaatgaaaaaacatcaaaaaataatgcCTATTGTGGTTTCAAAACGTTTTTGGTAACTTAAAACCTTAGAAGTCATGTTGTTACTAAAATTTCTTGGTAGGTGAGTCTCTGGTCTCTGAGATTTGAGAAGTGAACCCATCCACAGGCCACAGATCAgtaataaaatgagattttatcGAGCAGAGGGGCATTCAGAGAGTGAagagcaccagagcttctggcaaggAAGAGGCGGCCCAAGTTGGAGGTCTCctgcatgggtcctttgtctaggggtaaataattggccctaaAAGACATTTTGGGCAGAACTTGGTAAATGAAAAAGCACCTTTACAAACTGActgggtgttctagcaaatgaatgaatacagtcccTCCCCTTGGGCaaagttattaggtctttgcagtttagggaggggattagggtgtgtgctccttagtcatGGTGGAGCCATCCAAAACATTTGGAACTGCTTTATTCATAACCTTGCTAGGGCTCCAGGGTATGGCCTGCAATGTGTTTGTACCTAGACATGGGAGTCTGgtgtctgagctcacctgagcttgaaaaatgggggttccctgttagGCCCTGAGTGAGAAAATCCTATATCAaagttatatttcataaaatatctctcatttgtaaaatgtaatgatttggttatttaaattgttgaataaatggaatctttgtcaaagaataagattcttgccttttaaacctaattatcagtttagccaagtgaataattaacttcatagtcaACTATAgtcctgttttgtgaaaagtcAGTTggtgagagtaagagaaattatacagaaagaaaaatggcattgtATAAGAAAAGGACCTTGTATAATAAATTTTATCCTGAAACAaaataggtatttaaaaaaaattgtaaaaggcagaacaaaagttaaagaaagtttaaaatgtttataaattgcctgtgcaggttaaatgaagctcataaaaagaaatttctgtgtgatccagttaactatgtatttcctttaaaatcttctGGCTTGTAATcttatttaaacaaatgttttaaaccttttgggcagcgcctgtggctcaaaggagtagggcgctggccccatatgccagaggtggcaggttcaaatccagccttggccaaaattgcaaaaataaataaataaacctttgacaaaccttccaaaatcgaAACTCCAAATttaatctttttgaaatattaagatcACTAAAAGtctgaaaaagacaaat is a genomic window containing:
- the LOC128596743 gene encoding insulin growth factor-like family member 3 — its product is MSAQDAPISSGLWLCQPAPRCGDQIYNPLEQCCDYNTILPLNRSNLCGPNCTFWPCFELCCPESFGPHRKFVVKLKVLGVKSQCPSAPISRICPRLNTSNLLVAKRRKKG